A single window of Theropithecus gelada isolate Dixy chromosome 9, Tgel_1.0, whole genome shotgun sequence DNA harbors:
- the ZNF25 gene encoding zinc finger protein 25 isoform X1 — translation MNKFQGPVTLKDVIVEFTKEEWKLLTPAQRSLYKDVMLENYSHLVSVGYHVNKPNAVFKLKQGREPWILEVEYPHRGFPEDLWSIHDLEARYRESQAGNSRNGELTKHQKTRTTEKAYECKECGKFFCQKSALIVHQHTHSKGKSYDCDKCGNSFSKNEDLTRHQKIHTRDKTYECKECKKIFYHLSSLSRHLRTHAGEKPYECNQCEKSFYQKPHLIEHQKTHTGEKPFECTECGKFFYVKAYLMVHQKTHTGEKPYECKECGKAFSQKSHLTVHQRTHTGEKPYKCKECGKFFSRNSHLKTHQRTHTGEKPYECKECRKCFYQKSALTVHQRTHTGEKPFECNKCRKTFYYKSDLTKHQRKHTGEKPYECTECGKSFSVNSVLRLHQRTHTGEKPYSCKECGKSFSQKSHFIIHQRKHTGEKPYECQECGETFIQKSQLTAHQKTHTKKRKAEK, via the exons GGACCCGTGACATTAAAGGATGTTATTGTGGAATTCACCAAGGAGGAATGGAAGTTACTGACCCCTGCTCAGAGGAGTCTGTATAAGGATGTGATGCTGGAAAACTATAGTCACCTGGTCTCAGTGG GTTACCATGTGAATAAGCCAAATGCGGTCTTCAAGTTGAAGCAAGGAAGAGAGCCGTGGATATTAGAAGTAGAATATCCACATCGGGGTTTCCCTG AAGACCTATGGAGTATTCATGATCTAGAAGCAAGATACCGGGAAAGCCAAGCTGGAAATTCAAG GAATGGAGAACTCACAAAACATCAGAAAACTCGTACCACAGAGAAAgcctatgaatgtaaggaatgtgggaagttCTTCTGTCAGAAGTCTGCCCTCATAGTACATCAGCATACTCACTCAAAGGGCAAATCCTATGACTGTGATAAATGTGGGAACTCTTTCTCCAAAAATGAAGACCTCACAAGACATCAGAAAATTCACACGAGAGATAAGACCTATGAGTGTaaagaatgtaagaaaatattttaccacCTATCATCTCTCAGTAGACATCTGAGAACCCAtgcaggagagaaaccctacgaATGTAATCAGTGTGAGAAATCCTTCTACCAGAAACCACATCTCATAGAACatcagaaaacacacacagggGAGAAACCTTTTGAATGTACTGAATGTGGGAAGTTCTTCTATGTGAAGGCATACCTCATGGTACatcagaaaacacacacaggggagaaaccctatgagtgtaaggagtgtgggaaagccttttcCCAGAAGTCACACCTCACAGTACATCAGAGAACACACACAGGggagaaaccctataaatgtaaggaatgtgggaaattcTTCTCACGGAATTCACACCTCAAAACTcatcagagaactcacacaggagagaaaccctatgaatgtaaggaatgtagGAAATGCTTCTACCAGAAGTCAGCCCTCACAGTACATCAGCGAACTCACACAGGGGAGAAACCCTTTGAATGTAATAAATGTAGGAAAACCTTTTACTATAAATCAGACCTCACTAAACATCAGAGAAAACACACAGGGGAGAAGCCCTATGAATGCACAGAATGTGGCAAATCTTTCTCTGTGAATTCGGTCCTCAGATTACATCAAAGGACTCACACGGGAGAGAAGCCCTATTCATGCAAGGAATGTGGGAAGTCCTTTTCTCAGAAGTCACATTTTATTATACATCAGAGAAAACACACAGGGGAGAAGCCCTATGAGTGTCAGGAGTGTGGGGAAACCTTTATCCAGAAGTCACAACTCACTGCACATCAgaagacacacacaaagaagagGAAGGCTGAGAAGTAA
- the ZNF25 gene encoding zinc finger protein 25 isoform X3, whose translation MLENYSHLVSVGYHVNKPNAVFKLKQGREPWILEVEYPHRGFPEDLWSIHDLEARYRESQAGNSRNGELTKHQKTRTTEKAYECKECGKFFCQKSALIVHQHTHSKGKSYDCDKCGNSFSKNEDLTRHQKIHTRDKTYECKECKKIFYHLSSLSRHLRTHAGEKPYECNQCEKSFYQKPHLIEHQKTHTGEKPFECTECGKFFYVKAYLMVHQKTHTGEKPYECKECGKAFSQKSHLTVHQRTHTGEKPYKCKECGKFFSRNSHLKTHQRTHTGEKPYECKECRKCFYQKSALTVHQRTHTGEKPFECNKCRKTFYYKSDLTKHQRKHTGEKPYECTECGKSFSVNSVLRLHQRTHTGEKPYSCKECGKSFSQKSHFIIHQRKHTGEKPYECQECGETFIQKSQLTAHQKTHTKKRKAEK comes from the exons ATGCTGGAAAACTATAGTCACCTGGTCTCAGTGG GTTACCATGTGAATAAGCCAAATGCGGTCTTCAAGTTGAAGCAAGGAAGAGAGCCGTGGATATTAGAAGTAGAATATCCACATCGGGGTTTCCCTG AAGACCTATGGAGTATTCATGATCTAGAAGCAAGATACCGGGAAAGCCAAGCTGGAAATTCAAG GAATGGAGAACTCACAAAACATCAGAAAACTCGTACCACAGAGAAAgcctatgaatgtaaggaatgtgggaagttCTTCTGTCAGAAGTCTGCCCTCATAGTACATCAGCATACTCACTCAAAGGGCAAATCCTATGACTGTGATAAATGTGGGAACTCTTTCTCCAAAAATGAAGACCTCACAAGACATCAGAAAATTCACACGAGAGATAAGACCTATGAGTGTaaagaatgtaagaaaatattttaccacCTATCATCTCTCAGTAGACATCTGAGAACCCAtgcaggagagaaaccctacgaATGTAATCAGTGTGAGAAATCCTTCTACCAGAAACCACATCTCATAGAACatcagaaaacacacacagggGAGAAACCTTTTGAATGTACTGAATGTGGGAAGTTCTTCTATGTGAAGGCATACCTCATGGTACatcagaaaacacacacaggggagaaaccctatgagtgtaaggagtgtgggaaagccttttcCCAGAAGTCACACCTCACAGTACATCAGAGAACACACACAGGggagaaaccctataaatgtaaggaatgtgggaaattcTTCTCACGGAATTCACACCTCAAAACTcatcagagaactcacacaggagagaaaccctatgaatgtaaggaatgtagGAAATGCTTCTACCAGAAGTCAGCCCTCACAGTACATCAGCGAACTCACACAGGGGAGAAACCCTTTGAATGTAATAAATGTAGGAAAACCTTTTACTATAAATCAGACCTCACTAAACATCAGAGAAAACACACAGGGGAGAAGCCCTATGAATGCACAGAATGTGGCAAATCTTTCTCTGTGAATTCGGTCCTCAGATTACATCAAAGGACTCACACGGGAGAGAAGCCCTATTCATGCAAGGAATGTGGGAAGTCCTTTTCTCAGAAGTCACATTTTATTATACATCAGAGAAAACACACAGGGGAGAAGCCCTATGAGTGTCAGGAGTGTGGGGAAACCTTTATCCAGAAGTCACAACTCACTGCACATCAgaagacacacacaaagaagagGAAGGCTGAGAAGTAA
- the ZNF25 gene encoding zinc finger protein 25 isoform X2, whose amino-acid sequence MNKFQGPVTLKDVIVEFTKEEWKLLTPAQRSLYKDVMLENYSHLVSVGYHVNKPNAVFKLKQGREPWILEVEYPHRGFPDLWSIHDLEARYRESQAGNSRNGELTKHQKTRTTEKAYECKECGKFFCQKSALIVHQHTHSKGKSYDCDKCGNSFSKNEDLTRHQKIHTRDKTYECKECKKIFYHLSSLSRHLRTHAGEKPYECNQCEKSFYQKPHLIEHQKTHTGEKPFECTECGKFFYVKAYLMVHQKTHTGEKPYECKECGKAFSQKSHLTVHQRTHTGEKPYKCKECGKFFSRNSHLKTHQRTHTGEKPYECKECRKCFYQKSALTVHQRTHTGEKPFECNKCRKTFYYKSDLTKHQRKHTGEKPYECTECGKSFSVNSVLRLHQRTHTGEKPYSCKECGKSFSQKSHFIIHQRKHTGEKPYECQECGETFIQKSQLTAHQKTHTKKRKAEK is encoded by the exons GGACCCGTGACATTAAAGGATGTTATTGTGGAATTCACCAAGGAGGAATGGAAGTTACTGACCCCTGCTCAGAGGAGTCTGTATAAGGATGTGATGCTGGAAAACTATAGTCACCTGGTCTCAGTGG GTTACCATGTGAATAAGCCAAATGCGGTCTTCAAGTTGAAGCAAGGAAGAGAGCCGTGGATATTAGAAGTAGAATATCCACATCGGGGTTTCCCTG ACCTATGGAGTATTCATGATCTAGAAGCAAGATACCGGGAAAGCCAAGCTGGAAATTCAAG GAATGGAGAACTCACAAAACATCAGAAAACTCGTACCACAGAGAAAgcctatgaatgtaaggaatgtgggaagttCTTCTGTCAGAAGTCTGCCCTCATAGTACATCAGCATACTCACTCAAAGGGCAAATCCTATGACTGTGATAAATGTGGGAACTCTTTCTCCAAAAATGAAGACCTCACAAGACATCAGAAAATTCACACGAGAGATAAGACCTATGAGTGTaaagaatgtaagaaaatattttaccacCTATCATCTCTCAGTAGACATCTGAGAACCCAtgcaggagagaaaccctacgaATGTAATCAGTGTGAGAAATCCTTCTACCAGAAACCACATCTCATAGAACatcagaaaacacacacagggGAGAAACCTTTTGAATGTACTGAATGTGGGAAGTTCTTCTATGTGAAGGCATACCTCATGGTACatcagaaaacacacacaggggagaaaccctatgagtgtaaggagtgtgggaaagccttttcCCAGAAGTCACACCTCACAGTACATCAGAGAACACACACAGGggagaaaccctataaatgtaaggaatgtgggaaattcTTCTCACGGAATTCACACCTCAAAACTcatcagagaactcacacaggagagaaaccctatgaatgtaaggaatgtagGAAATGCTTCTACCAGAAGTCAGCCCTCACAGTACATCAGCGAACTCACACAGGGGAGAAACCCTTTGAATGTAATAAATGTAGGAAAACCTTTTACTATAAATCAGACCTCACTAAACATCAGAGAAAACACACAGGGGAGAAGCCCTATGAATGCACAGAATGTGGCAAATCTTTCTCTGTGAATTCGGTCCTCAGATTACATCAAAGGACTCACACGGGAGAGAAGCCCTATTCATGCAAGGAATGTGGGAAGTCCTTTTCTCAGAAGTCACATTTTATTATACATCAGAGAAAACACACAGGGGAGAAGCCCTATGAGTGTCAGGAGTGTGGGGAAACCTTTATCCAGAAGTCACAACTCACTGCACATCAgaagacacacacaaagaagagGAAGGCTGAGAAGTAA